Proteins from one Mycobacterium adipatum genomic window:
- a CDS encoding alkaline phosphatase, with translation MPATHPALPLLALVAAGALALSSCGDSASESVALPQHPSVIILSGDGMGSQQRTAIQYHTYGLDERQPMDALPVAGMLDTIPGDPEYAVSDSAAGATAWAVGKKVPNGTTGLGPDGESVPTLLDLAKQRGMSTGLVNDHDVTNATLAAFGAPVPDRDLKVEIAEGYLDRGVDVLFGGGEKYWYPKGDAGRIPDEGDDDASEGSANLVQRAEELGYGYAYDRDTFDALTGPKALALVQDSAKRRSNEIEGYDYHSDPHYVAPEKLVAKALDILGRNENGFFLVIESDDLDSDGHEHDAQNMMLAGESMNAMVQVITEYQKEHPDVLLIVTADHETGGMAIENVLDDDEPEPNSDQVADDPVPYWAETPENMPLPDGGVPKRSGPFTIKGTDRQFKVDWTTAEHTGTMVPVTAAGPLAERFTGVHHNTHVYDVITELFGN, from the coding sequence ATGCCCGCCACCCACCCCGCCCTACCGCTGCTCGCACTCGTCGCCGCCGGCGCCCTCGCGCTGAGCTCCTGCGGCGACTCGGCCTCCGAATCCGTGGCGCTGCCGCAGCATCCCAGCGTCATCATCCTCAGCGGAGACGGAATGGGATCACAGCAGCGCACCGCGATCCAGTACCACACCTACGGGCTCGACGAGCGCCAGCCGATGGACGCGCTGCCCGTCGCGGGCATGCTCGACACCATTCCGGGCGATCCCGAGTACGCGGTCAGCGATTCGGCCGCGGGTGCCACCGCATGGGCCGTGGGCAAGAAGGTCCCCAACGGCACCACCGGGCTGGGGCCCGACGGAGAATCCGTGCCGACGCTGCTCGACCTGGCCAAGCAGCGCGGCATGTCCACGGGCCTGGTCAACGACCACGACGTCACCAATGCCACGCTCGCGGCCTTCGGTGCGCCGGTTCCCGACCGGGACCTCAAGGTGGAGATCGCCGAGGGATACCTGGACCGCGGTGTCGATGTGCTGTTCGGCGGTGGCGAAAAGTACTGGTACCCAAAGGGTGACGCCGGCAGGATCCCGGACGAGGGTGACGACGATGCCAGCGAAGGTAGCGCGAACCTGGTGCAGCGCGCCGAGGAACTCGGCTACGGCTACGCCTATGACCGCGATACCTTCGACGCGCTGACCGGGCCCAAGGCACTGGCACTGGTGCAGGACAGCGCCAAGCGGCGTTCCAACGAGATCGAGGGCTACGACTACCACAGCGACCCGCACTACGTGGCGCCGGAGAAACTGGTGGCCAAGGCGCTGGATATCCTGGGCCGCAACGAGAACGGCTTCTTCCTCGTCATCGAGAGCGACGACCTGGATTCCGACGGCCACGAGCACGACGCCCAGAACATGATGCTGGCCGGCGAATCCATGAACGCGATGGTCCAGGTGATCACCGAATACCAGAAAGAGCACCCCGATGTGCTGCTGATCGTCACCGCCGACCATGAGACCGGCGGCATGGCGATCGAGAACGTGCTCGACGACGACGAGCCCGAACCCAACAGCGATCAGGTCGCCGACGACCCGGTGCCCTACTGGGCCGAAACGCCGGAGAACATGCCTCTGCCGGACGGCGGCGTGCCCAAACGCAGCGGTCCGTTCACCATCAAGGGCACCGACCGTCAGTTCAAGGTGGACTGGACGACCGCCGAGCACACCGGAACCATGGTGCCGGTGACCGCCGCCGGTCCGCTGGCCGAACGGTTCACCGGCGTGCACCACAACACGCACGTCTACGACGTGATCACCGAGCTGTTCGGCAACTGA